Genomic window (candidate division KSB1 bacterium):
TTCGATCGCTTTGTGGATCGCTACTTGAGCGAATGGGCCCGCGTCAAAGGCGCCGGCGCCGTGCGCGTGGAAAAAGAAATTCTCTCCGCACTGGCTTGGCGACTTGGCACCAGCCGCACATTGCTTTCCGCCGATGAAGCCGCCGCTGCAATGTCCGCTCGGCTCACCGAACTACAAAACAAAAAAGAAGCTCGGCTCGATCTCAATGTTGACGAACTCAATCGCGAATTTCTCCACCACGGCCTGCTGCGCGAAAGCGCCGGGCAAACCGGCTTCTTTCATCAAGCCGTGCAAGAATATTTCTTCGCTCGCGAAGTTGCCTTGCACCAACCAATGGAGTTTGTGTTGCAACATGTTGGTGATCCGGAATGGACGGAGGTTTTGGTATTTGTGTGTGGGTTGGTTGATGATGCGACGGAGATAGTGCGAGAGGTGATGAAGGTGGATCCGTATTTGGCGGCGAGGTGCGCGGCGTATGCGAAGAAAATCGATGGGAAATTTGTTGATAAGCTGGCTTTGATACTGATACAAACGCTAAAAACAAAATTCGAGTCTGGTATTTGGTTGGGAAAATCATATCAAGAAATGATAGCGCTTCTGTCAATCCAATCAAAAGCTTTCACAAAAGAATTATTAGAACTCTTCTGTCGTGTGTATGATCAGAAGTCTCCGGCAGTGGAAGATTTAGCCTTCTTGCTTCTTGGGATGCGACTTCCAGAAAAAGCAATTTCCATCCTCGAGCCTTTAGTAAACGAAAACCCAAGTGACGTTACATTAAGAGGTTGGCTTGGATGGGCATTGTACCGGGCAGGGAATTCTAAAGACTCAATAGCACATCTCAAAAAATGCTTAGAATTGGCGCCTGAAAACGGATGGATATGGGGCAATTTAGGCGTGGCATACAGAAAAGTGGAAAATTTAGAAGAGGCTGAGTTCTGTTTACGTAAAGCTGTTGAATTGGATAAAAAAATGCATTGGGTGCACTATGAGCTTGGTCGAATTGTCGAGAATAAAGGAAACTACGAAGCCGCGTTAGAATATTTTCAAAAAGCTATAAATCTTGGGTGGGAGTCCGGTTTACCATATTTGGGGTCAGCAAAAATCCATCACGAATATTTCACTCAGTTGGAAACGGCAATTTCAGAATATGAGATTGCAATTCAACTTGAACAGCGCCCTTTTCTACTACCTAAACCTATATTTGGCCTTGCCCGCGCCCTCGAAGCGGCCGGTCGCACTGCTGAGTCCCGGCAGCGTTATCAAGAATATCTCGACCGTTTCCCTTGGGGCGAGCATGCGCCAGAGGCGCTGGCGGCGTTGGAGCGGCTGGGGTGATTTCGCCTGCCCATAAATGGAGCAGGCTAAGACATGAAAGGCCGATGAATCGGCCTGCTCTAAAATTTTGAGGAGGAGACGAGCGATCGCGATCCGTGGGGCGAGAGGCGCTGGCGGCGTTGGAGCGGCTGGGGTGATTTCGCCTGCCCATAAATGGAGCAGGCTAAACATGAAAGGCCGATGAATCGGCCTGCTCTAAAATTTTGAGGAGGAGACGAGTTTACTCGTCTTGCATTTTTTAGCCCTGTCGTTCACGACTGGGCGATCGCGATCCTTGGGGCCAGAGGCGCTGGCGGCGTTGGAGCGGCTGGGGTGATTTCGCCTGCCCATAAATGGAGCAGGCTAAGACATGAAAGGCCGATGAATCGGCCTGCTCTAAAATTTTGAGGAGGAGACGAGCGATCGCGATCCGTGGGGCGAGAGGCGCTGGCGGCGTTGGAGCGGCTGGGGTGATTTCGCCTGCCCATAAATGGAGCAGGCTAAGACATGAAAGGCCGATGAATCGGCCTGCTCTAAAATTTTGAGGAGGAGACGAGTTTACTCGTCTTGCATTTTTTAGCCCTGTCGTTCACGACTGGGCGATCGCGATCCTTGGGGCCAGAGGCGCTGGCGGCGTTGGAGCGGCTGGGGTGATCGCCTGCCCATAAATGGAGCAGGCTAAA
Coding sequences:
- a CDS encoding tetratricopeptide repeat protein, with product MQKVLDFKKQVEESRLALYWQYREPEHFAALLRQHVTDWLLKLVPAPADRRDAASVQTVEAPPLSAFAEHLEYCRTELQKTARPLRLRTLNLPPLFLEEVDAERPRNMKVSNAVKMFPRLLILGEPGAGKTTSLKKLAAEYAVWRGEGKEPGLNEPEDFNLPIFVDLSAYPTVSAGDSKRGLWRLITASVRGVHDVDVRKRIAAGGCLLLFDGLNEVGEVYDEVVYQIRHLVNTEAPHNRFVVTCRPGVYRDELRNEFIAFQLERLSSFNASKVLEIEIGAEKAQAAWKGLDEYTRDLCRNPLMLTLLADELRASDTPPQNRAQLFDRFVDRYLSEWARVKGAGAVRVEKEILSALAWRLGTSRTLLSADEAAAAMSARLTELQNKKEARLDLNVDELNREFLHHGLLRESAGQTGFFHQAVQEYFFAREVALHQPMEFVLQHVGDPEWTEVLVFVCGLVDDATEIVREVMKVDPYLAARCAAYAKKIDGKFVDKLALILIQTLKTKFESGIWLGKSYQEMIALLSIQSKAFTKELLELFCRVYDQKSPAVEDLAFLLLGMRLPEKAISILEPLVNENPSDVTLRGWLGWALYRAGNSKDSIAHLKKCLELAPENGWIWGNLGVAYRKVENLEEAEFCLRKAVELDKKMHWVHYELGRIVENKGNYEAALEYFQKAINLGWESGLPYLGSAKIHHEYFTQLETAISEYEIAIQLEQRPFLLPKPIFGLARALEAAGRTAESRQRYQEYLDRFPWGEHAPEALAALERLG